Within Topomyia yanbarensis strain Yona2022 chromosome 2, ASM3024719v1, whole genome shotgun sequence, the genomic segment aaccatggcgaaCAATGACAACCcactgaagctttttaatagcattagtagtgccaatataaggctttcaaatttgacatttgtacgcttttgctatataatagcattagtactgcagaaaagagctgtcaatctctgcacagtaatagcactatatttcgccttttctggcataatatcagcattatataagtatttagTGCTTCACGGCTTTTAAGGatagctttatatgtggatctaaagcagatattaggctacgttataatgcttattggttacttgggattagtgttgtcaaaaacaaaacgagaggttcgactcagtcgaggtcttccgtggaggaaggtacttttgagttgtttggggtgaactcaaaattaggtaaattcaacataaatttgagtataaaaaacctatcaatgagttgtaatttttgccgtggttaaatggaaactaccttcaacacggtttacctaattttaagttcctccacgataccacgagattgagtcaaaggaactcaattttaggtagtttttcgtttccgtgtactgATTTTTGACGTTTTGATCATCTCAATTTGATAACAACAGAAACTATCCCATTAATCGTAAAACTTCTGCTCAAAAGAATAGATTTTCACTCACTAATTACTGATTTATTggtttaaattagaaaaaaagaaTGGCTATTTTCGAGGTAAGATAAGTGAAATAATGTTCATTAAAGttatattttgttttgatctggCTTCATTCCAATTTGCTACAAACAGTGGCGGAAGTTCAACTTTTTTGATCTGCGGTTAGGAGTAGATAAGAACCAGGTTTCCGAAACCTTGCAAGGAGCTCGGATAACGGCCACAGCTAGTGGAAACAATCTGGTAGTAATATGCGACTCTGATGGAATGATCCACACATTTTCCCGTTCTTGGGAGCCGATTAGCTTCAAAGGGCACGAAGGAATGATTATGTTATGCGACGTTTCCAAGCAGATTAATTTACTGGTGACCGTTGGCGAAGATATTAATGGGCCATCGTTTAAGGTGTGGAACATGGGAAAAATTTCATCCGTTACGGGAGCACAGTGTCTGCGCACAGTTCGTACGATGGTTTCAGTACCAAGTGCATTGGCCGTTTCCGAAGGTGGTCAATTCATGGCGATTGGTTTTGCAAAAGGTAATATTTCGTTATATAGAGGAGATATTAGTCGGGATAGGTCCAAAACGCTAAAACAGCTGACAGCTGGTACCACGTCAATAACGGGAATTGCGTTCAAGCATTTTAGCAAGGTTTGACCCATAGACTCAAAGGATTATCTTCAATTATATGAATGTAATTTACCTTTCAGGTTACTCAGATGTTCGTCTGTTCGGACTCGGGAGTGTACTTGTACAATCTGCAGAGCAGAGATAGGGAAGTTCGGGTCATACTAGATACGATTCAATCGACTGTTGGTTGTTGCGCTTTGCAGATGGGTCACAACGAGGGTCACTTCATGGTCGGTCGTGCCGATGCCGTGTATTGCTATACTTCAGATGGACGTGGCCCTTGCTATGCACTGGAGGGAAAGAAAACCCTGCTACAGTGGTTCCGATCGCATTTGCTTATTGTGTCCAAGAATTCCCGAACGAGTGGTGCAAACACGGAAGGCTTTGTTCTAACGGTTATTGACATTCAAAACAAATTTATCGTGTTTACCTGTCCCATTGAAGATGTGGCGGCGATACTAACGGAATTCGGTTCGTGTTTCATTCTGACGGAATCCAAACAGATTTTCCATTTGGACGAAAAAGACCTGCAAAGCaagctgaatttattgtttaaaaAGAATTTGTACGATATTGCAGTGCGAATAGCGAAGAGCAATCAATACGATGCAGATGGTCTTGCAGGGATTTTCAAACAATATGGAGATCATTTATACAGTAAGGGTGATTTCTCCGGATCAGTTGATCAGTACATCAAAACTATAGGCTTTCTGGAGCCGTCCTATGTAATCAGGCGGTTTTTGGATGCAAGACATATTCACTATCTGACGGATTATTTGCAAGCAATTCATAAATCTGGACGGGCTTCGGCTGACCATACTACGCTGCTTTTGAACTGTTTCACGCGATTGGATAGAACGGAACAGTTGAGACAGTTCTTGGAGAATGAAAATAAGCTGAATTTGTTCGATGTGGATGTTGCGATCAAGGTATGCCGAAATGCATCTGTGGAACAGGCacttgcgctagcgaagtctcACGGTAAACACGATTTGTGTCTTAGTATTCTAACAGAAAATCTGTGCCGATACGAGGATGCTTTAGACTACATACTTCAGCTAGACTTTCCGGAAGCCGAaaggaatgtaaaaaaatatggaTTTCTGTTAATGGAGCACTCGCCAGAGCAAACTATTCGTCTGTTGAAGAAGCTTTGTAAAGACTATGTTAGCACAGATATGGGCACGAGCGCTTTGCAAGACCATTTTGGCGATGATCTCCCAGAACTACTCGATAATGGTTTTAATAGTGACCGAGGCAATCCCGAAGATTTCATTCACCTTTTCTCGAATGATACAATGCTAATAGACTTTCTCGAATATTTAATACAACACCTTCCGTCGTGTAGTAAGTTTGTGTACAACTGTTTGATCGAACACTATCTCTACCGCTGGCAGGAGGAACCTTCGATTGAGCGTAAGCTGCTGGATGTGCTGAAAAATGATGCTGACCGCTACGACAAAAAACATGTGCTCATTCAGTGCCGGGTGTACCAGTTCTGGCCGGGAGTTCTGTATCTGTACGAAGAAGATAAACTCCATCATCTGATTATAAGGCACTGTCTGAAGAATAAGGACTATGAAAATTTGCTAAGCTACTGCAGGAAGCTAGGGCCGCAAGACGCATCGCTTTGGCTGCTGGCACTCAACGGATTAAAAAATGATAGGGGTGCACCCTCGAAACTGTTGTCGCAGGTTCTGCATGTCATAGGTAAGAAAGGTATCGAAGTATACCAGTTAATTAGTTACTTGTCTTCTGATCGAATATGTTTAAAGACATTTACGGGTTTTTTTATTACAACAACATTATAATTTTAGCACAAGAGAAATTGCAAGCGCCCCTGCAAATTCTCAACTGTTTGGTGGTAGAGAGTGGCCCTACTTTGCTGTCAGTGCGAGACTACTTCATGCAAGTTTTCCAGAAGGAGCAGGAATCAACTCGCCACGATGAGGACCTAACGAAGAAATACAGCGAAAAATCAATATCGATCAAGAATCACATCAAACACCTACAGGAAGGAAACGTTGAGTTCCGAAACACCGTATGTGACACATGCAAGCAACCGCTTTCTTGGCCCGCATTGTTCTTCCTGTGCAAGCATTCATACCATCAAGAGTAAGTCATTCGTTCGTCTATATTCTCTTTGAGTTACTAAAGCATTTCTTCGCAGTTGCATTCGTGGTTACTCAGAAACCGAACGGGACTGTCCGGTGTGCAACAAAACAAACATTCAGCTGATGGATGCACTACGTGCACAGAGTGAGTCACGTGGTCAGCATGATCCATTCCACAATTTGCTGGATCGTTCACTGGAGCCATTTTCTGTGGTTGCTGAGTACTTCGGTCGTGGTTTGTTCAACAAACTGCTGATCGTCGAAGAGGAAGACAGCAAACCGGAGGTAACAGTTGTACTTGAAGTGTTTTACGTGCTGGTTtgacaaaatattatttacttAGCATGTCGCAACTTCAACCGATACTAAAACTCACGAACAGATGACACAATCCATTCCAAAGCGACCCGTCGATCCAGTCACGAAAAGCTACCCAAACTATGGAGTAGGCGCCGAAGCAAGAATGCGACAGGAGGAAGGACGCCATGCGCAGGTACGACTGGAAGCGCAGGAAAGTGAAATGCGGCTTCGATTGATGGAACAAGAACGAATCCGCCAACGCCAACAAGCAGGTTTGCTTGTACAACAACAGTTGAAGCTCAGGGATGAACGTAGTCCTAACAGATCACCCTATGGTAGCCCGAAACCACCGGGAATTTTAGCCAACAATGCTAAACCGATGGCAGCCGCGGGCAAAAAACCAGTTGGCGCTAAGGCGAGTAATCCCTTCGATGTGGACGAAGATGTCACCGGATATGATGACACAAAGAATCCCTTCGCAGAGAGTGAAGTAGTACCATCCAAGAAAGTGACTGATGGTGGTAATCCTTTCGAACAGGAGTATGATAGTAGTCTGGATCCTTTTGCGGAGTAGATTTTATAGGTATTTACGATTGATACATATAAGTGCGCAATAATCCATAAAAAATGTAATCGTATTCGTCCATGATATGGAATCGTCTTTATGAACAAAAATTGTGTAGCGAAAAGATGAATGTCAAAGATAAACACTTAtatataataattattattatggccaaacattgattgtatatatgtttacagaaaatttgACAAAATAACAATCCACAAAACTTTATTTCGTTTTTATCGTTAAGAATCTGTCGGGTTTTGTAAACTCCCTTATCCGTGATTCCTGTAAGCTATTTCCGTACGGCCATCTTGAATTAAGCAAGAGATTCGATAAATTCGTCATACGCTTACTTCTTGGTAGTACCTACTGGTATTACCGTAGTTTGGAACGGTCGAGCGCTTCATGAACAAAGTGCTATCGTATACTCGCATGTTTTGTTCTAGGATTACACGAATTGTTCTTGGCAATATACTATATACCCCAGCGGTTCTCAATCTTTTTCGTACTATGGACTCTTCCGAAATCACTACGGCGTGTTACGAAAAAAAATGCTTAAAATTCCAGTATACACTCGGAAAAGAAATTCTTTTTTGGCGGACACCTACACGACCACAAGGATCCGTgaaccccaggttgagaatcgctgatATACGCTATATATTGAACTTCACAGGAAGATAACACCGCTGAACTTTGAAGGGTATCGCGTCGCACATAAATACTATAAATTGCGCCATATTGCCTTCgaataaataattattgaacattCGCGAAGAGCACGAAGAAGAGAGGTTCAAGGAGGCTCCCTCGAGGTACACCAAAGTGATATTCTGCATTACGGCGTGGAAACTACCCCGCTTTAGCTATTTCACATCGAACTGATAAGGAACGCGATCGAAAGCATTCGAGAAATCTACATATAGCGCATCAATTTGCCggtattttttgccatttttttgtAAAGCAGCATGgatacgtagctcatcaagtttgtCGTTGTGATGCGCGTTAACCCATGCTGGTCTGCATCCACGATGTTTTA encodes:
- the LOC131684804 gene encoding vacuolar protein sorting-associated protein 11 homolog, which produces MAIFEWRKFNFFDLRLGVDKNQVSETLQGARITATASGNNLVVICDSDGMIHTFSRSWEPISFKGHEGMIMLCDVSKQINLLVTVGEDINGPSFKVWNMGKISSVTGAQCLRTVRTMVSVPSALAVSEGGQFMAIGFAKGNISLYRGDISRDRSKTLKQLTAGTTSITGIAFKHFSKVTQMFVCSDSGVYLYNLQSRDREVRVILDTIQSTVGCCALQMGHNEGHFMVGRADAVYCYTSDGRGPCYALEGKKTLLQWFRSHLLIVSKNSRTSGANTEGFVLTVIDIQNKFIVFTCPIEDVAAILTEFGSCFILTESKQIFHLDEKDLQSKLNLLFKKNLYDIAVRIAKSNQYDADGLAGIFKQYGDHLYSKGDFSGSVDQYIKTIGFLEPSYVIRRFLDARHIHYLTDYLQAIHKSGRASADHTTLLLNCFTRLDRTEQLRQFLENENKLNLFDVDVAIKVCRNASVEQALALAKSHGKHDLCLSILTENLCRYEDALDYILQLDFPEAERNVKKYGFLLMEHSPEQTIRLLKKLCKDYVSTDMGTSALQDHFGDDLPELLDNGFNSDRGNPEDFIHLFSNDTMLIDFLEYLIQHLPSCSKFVYNCLIEHYLYRWQEEPSIERKLLDVLKNDADRYDKKHVLIQCRVYQFWPGVLYLYEEDKLHHLIIRHCLKNKDYENLLSYCRKLGPQDASLWLLALNGLKNDRGAPSKLLSQVLHVIAQEKLQAPLQILNCLVVESGPTLLSVRDYFMQVFQKEQESTRHDEDLTKKYSEKSISIKNHIKHLQEGNVEFRNTVCDTCKQPLSWPALFFLCKHSYHQDCIRGYSETERDCPVCNKTNIQLMDALRAQSESRGQHDPFHNLLDRSLEPFSVVAEYFGRGLFNKLLIVEEEDSKPEHVATSTDTKTHEQMTQSIPKRPVDPVTKSYPNYGVGAEARMRQEEGRHAQVRLEAQESEMRLRLMEQERIRQRQQAGLLVQQQLKLRDERSPNRSPYGSPKPPGILANNAKPMAAAGKKPVGAKASNPFDVDEDVTGYDDTKNPFAESEVVPSKKVTDGGNPFEQEYDSSLDPFAE